In Parageobacillus sp. KH3-4, the genomic window TGCATTTTCCCAACATTTGTATAATGATAGAAAAAGAAAACCTTGTTACTCTAGTAACGAATTAAAGAGAAGGAGGGAATTGGATGAAAAAAATAAGGAAGCTTATGCTAGCATCGATTTTTTACGGCGCATTTTTACTTGGAGGTCATGCTCATGCCGCCACAACTCATACAGTAAAACATGGAGAAACGCTTTGGAACATTGCCAAACGATACGGCGTTCCATTAAAACAGCTGCAAAAGCAAAATGGCAAGTACACCGATGTATTATCTCCTGGCGAAAAGTTAGTTATCCCTGAAACAACGATTTCTGCAAGCGAAAAAGATTTATTAGCCCGCCTCGTTCATGCGGAAGCAAAAGGCGAACCGTATGCGGGAAAGGTGGCCGTAGCAACCGTTGTATTAAATCGAGTGGATCACCCTGATTTTCCTGATACGATTCGCGAAGTGATTTATGAGCGCTCTGGCGGCCATTATGCGTTCACGCCGGTGCAAAACGGAACGATTTATGAACCGGCAGGCCGTGAAGCATATCATGTCGTTGAAGAAGCCCTTGCTTTTCGCGGTTTAGGAAATGGCTCATTATATTTCTATAATCCAAAAACGGCGAAAAGCAACTGGCTGCGTTCGAAACAAGTCACTGTAGTGATTGGAAACCACGTGTTTGCCAAGTAAGAAAGGAGCTTTTTTCACAAGCTCCTTTCTTTTCTAGAAAAAATCGGTTATAAAAATAAAATACGACATAAAGCCCTTTACTTAAAAATGAAAATGAGGCAAACTAGAACAAACACAATAAAAACAAAAAAGGAGAATGAACATGAAAAAAGCAAAAGTTGGCGACATTATCGAATTTAAAAACGGATTGCGAGGAATCGTGGAAAAAGTCAATGAAAATTCTGTCATCGTTGATCTAACGTATATGGAAAATTACAGAGAGTTGGATTTGCAAGAACGAACTGTCGTCAATCATAAAAATTACAAAATTATTAAATAGGAACGAAAACAGAGGCTGTCCCCCTATTTTAGGACAAGGACAGCCTCCGTCCGTTTTGCTAGGAAATGCGGGCTACTTGATCTGATTCATATATATGCGTACCGTTTTGGCAAGAAGTCGCAACATAAAACATGGCAAAGGCCAGCTGTTTTGCTTCCACTGGCTTGTATTTTTCCCATTTTCCAACAAATAAAAACGGGAGACAGCCTAGTAGCCAGCCCGCCACTTTTTCTCCAAAGCGAAATTCCCGCCGTTTTCCAAGAAGAAGCGAAGGCCGGAAAATGTGCAATGACGGAATCGAAAGTCTCTGCAGCGCCTCTTCGGTTTCCCCTTTCACTCGATAATAAAAGAAAAGAGAGCGCGGGTTTGCCCCAAGAGCAGAAACGGTTAAAAAGCTTCTTACACGGCATTTTTCCGCCAGCACCGCCGCGCGCAACGTATATTCATAGTCCACTTGGATAAACTGCTGCCTCGTTTTTGCTTTTTTCCGCGTTGTTCCAAGGCAGCAAAACACATCATCTACGCGGAAATACCGTTCATATGATTCTAATTTATTGAAATCTATCACTACTTGCCGGAGTTTTTCATGATGGACAGGCAACGGACGCCGGACTAAAATGGTTACTTGTTTATATATATCTGATCCCAACAACAACGTTAGCAATTCGCTTCCAACAAGCCCGCTCGCCCCGATTAATAGAGCCCTCCTGCACTCCAAAGCTAAAACCTCCAAATGAAAAGTCAATGTCATTATATATGACTTTCGCGAAAAAAACCACAGTTTTTTCCTGCACAAAACGACATCTTCCTATGAATAGGAAGATGCGCATTAACGGTTATCCACTTTTTCGGGATATAAATCATGGTTCATTAAACGGTATTCCGCCATTTTCTCATACTTCGTCCCCGGACGTCCCCAATTGCAATACGGGTCAATCGAAATGCCGCCGCGCGGCGTAAATTTTCCCCACACTTCAATGTAACGGGGCTCCATTACTTTAATTAAATCATTCATAATAATATTGACACAGTCCTCATGAAAATCTCCGTGATTGCGAAAGCTGAACAAATATAATTTTAGCGACTTGCTCTCGACACATTTTTTATCAGGAATGTAGCTGATGTAAATCGTCGCAAAGTCCGGTTGCCCAGTTTTCGGACATAACGTCGTAAACTCCGGGCAATTGAATTTCACGAAATAATCGCGGTCAGGATGTTTATTCTCAAACACTTCCAACACTTCCGGGCTGTATTCGAACAAATATTTTGTTCCTTGGTTGCCGAGCAATGTAAGATTTTTTAATTCTTCCTCTTTTCTTCCTGCCATCATTATTCCCCTTTCCTGCTTATTCATTTGCTTATACGCCGCGCTTGTTTCCCCACAACAGCGCGTGCAGCTGCGGCAAAACGCGCACGTCGTTCAGTTCGTTTGATTGCGCCACTTTTTCCACCAGCCAGTCCAGCTTCGCCAACAATTTTTCACGCAGTGCCGCGGTATCTTTCTCCATTATATCGTCATTCCCGGCTTGCAAATAAAACGAAATATTCGGGTAACGCTTGTGAATCATTTTCGCATAGTCAAAATCATCGTCATCAAATACGACGACTTTCAAGCTAACATGGGGCGCCCGCCCCGCGCTGACCAGCTTATCGATGATGCAATCAAGCACTGCAAAATCCGTCTCCATTCCGGAACTTGGCGGTTTTGGCGAAATCGTGACATCATCAATATCGTATAGCCAATCTTGCCAGCGGCTTCCTTGTGTTTCGACCGCAATGCGAATACCTTTATTTTTTAATAATAATACAAGCTCTTCAAGCGCTTGAATGAGAACAGGATTCCCTCCCGATATCGTAACATGGCGGAAACGGTCGCCGCCAAGTTCGCATAGGCGTTCCCAAATTTGCTCGGCAGTCATTTGCCGGATTTCTTCTTTTGCCGATCCGTCCCATGTAAAGGCAGAGTCGCACCAGCGGCACGAATAGTCGCAGCCGGCTGTGCGGACAAACATCGTTTTCTGCCCGATCACCATGCCTTCTCCTTGAATCGTCGGCCCGAAAATTTCAAGGACGGGAATTTTTTTTGCCATGATCATTTCCCCGCTTTCGGCCGATAAACAACGTAGCTTGTCGGCGTTTCGCGCACGAACACTTGCAAACATTTTGGCTTGTGCGGCAATGTATCCAAATGCGCTTGCACCGTTTCATAAATTTTGCGGGCGATGACTTCGCTTGTCGGAAAATCGTTGCTATTTTGATCATTGAACCAATCTTGATGTTCGTTCATTAACGTATGATCCAGTTTGCCATGGATAAGCTCTTTCAACTCTTGAAAATTCACTAAAAACCCCGCATCGTCCAGTTCATCGCCCGCCACCGTAATGTTCACGGTATATATATGGCCATGCATGTTCGCGCATTTTCCCGCTTTCTCGTGAGGAATAAAGTGAGCTGCCGCAATATGCATATCTTTATTTAATTCGTATCGGTAATTGTGAAATACTTGCGGATAAAGCTGGTGTATCATAATTGATTTGCCCCTTCCTTTTCTTTCATATACTCTTCAAGCCCCCGTCTTCGCAACACACAAGCCGGGCACTCGCCACAGCCGTCGGCGATAATCCCGTTATAACAAGTTAGCGTCTTCGTTCGCACAAACTCGAAAGCGCCAAGTTCATCGGCAAGTTTCCACGTCTGTGCTTTCGTAAGCCACATTAATGGCGTATGAATCACAAATTGGTAATCCATTGCTAAATTCAATGTGACATTTAGCGATTTGATAAATATATCCCGGCAATCCGGATAGCCGCTAAAATCTGTTTCGCACACGCCCGTTACGAGATGGCGTGCTCCTTTTTGCTTGGCGAGTACCGCTGCGAACGACAAAAACAATAAATTTCGCCCATCTACAAACGTCGATGGCAATTGCCCTTCTTTTTGCTCAATAGCGATATCGCTTCGCGTAAGTGCATTTGGTGCCAATTGATTTAACAGCGACATATCCAAAACGGTATGAGGAATACCGAGTTCCTTCGCAATCGAAGCCGCCACTTCAATTTCGAGACGATGGCGCTGACCATAGTCAAACGTCACCGCTTCTACTTCATCAAATTGTTTTAACGCCCAAAATAAACAGGTCGTGCTATCTTGCCCTCCGCTGAAAACGACCATCGCTTTTTCCTTTTTCATCATCGTCGCTCTCCTTTCTGTCATTTCAAGAAGAACGAGCATTCTAAAACAAAAAAGCTATACCCTCTAAGGATATAGCCGTCCCTAGTTTTTTATAGAGGGTTGTTCTAGAACCTCTCCCGCGCCTACCGGCGCGGACTTCTTCTTCGATTTTCTTTGCTTGCTTAACCATTAGCTTTTCTTATTGTACCTCTTTTTGTGTTTTATTGACAACCATACAATATAGGCGAGAATGTGAACAAAAATAAAAGCAGCATCTTACTGGCTACATTTCCAAATATATTGGAATGTCATCATTCTGTCCAACAGATGATATTGCCAAACGAAATCATCAAATGTTCCCACTCCCGTTATTAAAACGCGAACATGGCTATTTTCTTTAAACAAACATTTTGTTTTATCGACAGTTGATATATCTGAATATTCCGTATATATTGAAAGAAATAAGAATAGGGGGGATAAACGATGAAACAGCTAATCAAACGGCAGCGAGCGAAGCAAGCATTAAACAAAGTCGTCGGGGTCGCTGAAAAACTGCGGCAGTCTCTTGACGTAAACCGTCCGCTAGAGGAGCAATTGGAACGTGTCCGTTCACTTCTTGACAGCGAACTACAGCAAGATGAGTACTTTTTAATCGTTGATGAAACAGGGTGCGCAATCGTTCATACGAATCGATTGCGCGAAGGCCGCGTTTTTTCCGATGAGGTGGGACAAAAAGCCGCTAAAACAACGGAACCGCTTTTGCAAG contains:
- a CDS encoding cell wall hydrolase; the protein is MKKIRKLMLASIFYGAFLLGGHAHAATTHTVKHGETLWNIAKRYGVPLKQLQKQNGKYTDVLSPGEKLVIPETTISASEKDLLARLVHAEAKGEPYAGKVAVATVVLNRVDHPDFPDTIREVIYERSGGHYAFTPVQNGTIYEPAGREAYHVVEEALAFRGLGNGSLYFYNPKTAKSNWLRSKQVTVVIGNHVFAK
- a CDS encoding DUF2187 family protein: MKKAKVGDIIEFKNGLRGIVEKVNENSVIVDLTYMENYRELDLQERTVVNHKNYKIIK
- a CDS encoding oxidoreductase is translated as MTLTFHLEVLALECRRALLIGASGLVGSELLTLLLGSDIYKQVTILVRRPLPVHHEKLRQVVIDFNKLESYERYFRVDDVFCCLGTTRKKAKTRQQFIQVDYEYTLRAAVLAEKCRVRSFLTVSALGANPRSLFFYYRVKGETEEALQRLSIPSLHIFRPSLLLGKRREFRFGEKVAGWLLGCLPFLFVGKWEKYKPVEAKQLAFAMFYVATSCQNGTHIYESDQVARIS
- the queF gene encoding preQ(1) synthase — protein: MAGRKEEELKNLTLLGNQGTKYLFEYSPEVLEVFENKHPDRDYFVKFNCPEFTTLCPKTGQPDFATIYISYIPDKKCVESKSLKLYLFSFRNHGDFHEDCVNIIMNDLIKVMEPRYIEVWGKFTPRGGISIDPYCNWGRPGTKYEKMAEYRLMNHDLYPEKVDNR
- the queE gene encoding 7-carboxy-7-deazaguanine synthase QueE gives rise to the protein MAKKIPVLEIFGPTIQGEGMVIGQKTMFVRTAGCDYSCRWCDSAFTWDGSAKEEIRQMTAEQIWERLCELGGDRFRHVTISGGNPVLIQALEELVLLLKNKGIRIAVETQGSRWQDWLYDIDDVTISPKPPSSGMETDFAVLDCIIDKLVSAGRAPHVSLKVVVFDDDDFDYAKMIHKRYPNISFYLQAGNDDIMEKDTAALREKLLAKLDWLVEKVAQSNELNDVRVLPQLHALLWGNKRGV
- the queD gene encoding 6-carboxytetrahydropterin synthase QueD — its product is MIHQLYPQVFHNYRYELNKDMHIAAAHFIPHEKAGKCANMHGHIYTVNITVAGDELDDAGFLVNFQELKELIHGKLDHTLMNEHQDWFNDQNSNDFPTSEVIARKIYETVQAHLDTLPHKPKCLQVFVRETPTSYVVYRPKAGK
- the queC gene encoding 7-cyano-7-deazaguanine synthase QueC; its protein translation is MKKEKAMVVFSGGQDSTTCLFWALKQFDEVEAVTFDYGQRHRLEIEVAASIAKELGIPHTVLDMSLLNQLAPNALTRSDIAIEQKEGQLPSTFVDGRNLLFLSFAAVLAKQKGARHLVTGVCETDFSGYPDCRDIFIKSLNVTLNLAMDYQFVIHTPLMWLTKAQTWKLADELGAFEFVRTKTLTCYNGIIADGCGECPACVLRRRGLEEYMKEKEGANQL